GTTGATTGAAAACCCTATTTTCCCCTTCTATATCATAGACTTCCCTGTTTACGTCATTTAAATTTTGTCTGAAATTATAGACCAATTCCAGGTATTTCCGTCCACCTAATGGTTCAGTATAGGAAAGATTTCCACCATAATTGAAAGAGGTATTTTTTTGAAAATTTTCCTGCCTTATGATTTCCAATCCGGGATTAGTCCCAAAAAATTCATTTTCTGCATACAAACTCCCTTCATAATCCCCGGCATTGTATCCAAATACCAAATTGGCAGATAGGGTTTTACCAGGCTTGGAAAAACGATGTCTGATCAACAACTCAGTATTGAGTTGGTAATTGTCCCCCTGTGTTAGGTTACTTCTTTCTCCCCTGTTCAATAAGTTGCCCTCCTGATCTCTGTTAGAACTGACACTGTTTACCAATCCATCACTGAGGGTATATTGACCATTGGTGGTTGACCGTAGTGAATTCAAACTATCTATCTTATGGTCTAAAATAAGATTCAAGCGGTGATTGGCAGACATGTTATCCTGAAAACTATTTTCATTAAAGTTGACATCCCCTTCCGGAAAAAAATTCAGACGGTCGGTGTTTTGAGTGATCCTATGATCAATCTGATTGAAAAAATAGCTGCTTCTCATTTGTGTTTTCTTATTGAAATCCTTATTAAGGTTAGTACCTATGGCATGGCTGTTCATAATCCCATTAAATCTTTGACCATTGTTCAAAGGTATGGGTGACTGTCCACCTCCTGGACCTCCAACTGTAATCCGAACCATTCCTCCCCCACTGTTGGCCATACTTTGTAGTCCGCCCTGAAAATTAATATAGTCATCAATAGAGAAGCCTTGCTCATTGGTATTGTTTGACATTCCCAAGAAGGAAAGCTGCTGTTGATCCGAAAATTTGTTGAGATTCCCCCGAATCGCATAGCGGTCATCTGAACCATAACCACTGGTGATATTCCCAAAGAATCCCTTTTTATGACTGTCTTTCAACTTCAGGTTGATGGTTTTCTCCCTTTGGCCATCATCAATTCCAGTAAACAGCGCTTGTTCTGACCGTCGATCAAGTATCTGAACCTTGTCAATGGCTTCTGCCAAAAGGTTTTTCGTTGCCAGTTTAGGATCATTTCCAAAAAACTCCTTTCCATCTACCAAGACCCTTCTTACTGTCTCTCCCTGAGCTTTGATGTTCCCATCAGCATCAATTTCCACACCAGGAAGTCTTTTCAAGAGATCTTCAACATTGGCATTGGGCATGGTTTTAAATGAACCGGCATTGAACTCTATGGTATCTTTTTTTATCGTGACAGGCGCAATAGCTTCCACAGTAAATTCATCCAAATCCGCTGTTTTTTCCTGGAGGCGGATTTCACCTAAAACCAATTGACTTATTTCCTTGGGTTTTTGGATAACTTTTGAAAAACTTGAAAAACCTACAAAAGATACCTGTAGCAACAATTCATCTTCCCTAAGATTTTTTATCTCAAAATACCCTACAGGATTGCTAACGCCAAAGGTCACCAAAGTGGAATCTTTAGGGTCCAAAAGGGTAATGGTAGCAGAAGGAAGTGCTTTACCTTCCTTGTCCATGACGGTTCCTGACACTGACCATCTATTTATCTGGGCTGCTACTTGAACACTGGTCAAAAAAATGATTGAAATTGCTAAGAATATCTTCTGCATGGGAATTATTTTTCTTGTTTCAGAAATCGGAATCTGATTTTAAATCTCTTCTTGTTTTTTGCTTCTTGTTTCTAAGTTTAATTCCTGATCATCATCCTAAATCCCCCCTGACCACTCTGGGCTCCCATTTTTTCCATTTGTTCCTGGACCATAGCCCTGTATGCTTCTTCGGATATTTCTTGTCCTCCCTTTGGAATTTTAAGCTCATTTTTCTTTAAGG
This Cecembia calidifontis DNA region includes the following protein-coding sequences:
- a CDS encoding outer membrane beta-barrel family protein, which translates into the protein MQKIFLAISIIFLTSVQVAAQINRWSVSGTVMDKEGKALPSATITLLDPKDSTLVTFGVSNPVGYFEIKNLREDELLLQVSFVGFSSFSKVIQKPKEISQLVLGEIRLQEKTADLDEFTVEAIAPVTIKKDTIEFNAGSFKTMPNANVEDLLKRLPGVEIDADGNIKAQGETVRRVLVDGKEFFGNDPKLATKNLLAEAIDKVQILDRRSEQALFTGIDDGQREKTINLKLKDSHKKGFFGNITSGYGSDDRYAIRGNLNKFSDQQQLSFLGMSNNTNEQGFSIDDYINFQGGLQSMANSGGGMVRITVGGPGGGQSPIPLNNGQRFNGIMNSHAIGTNLNKDFNKKTQMRSSYFFNQIDHRITQNTDRLNFFPEGDVNFNENSFQDNMSANHRLNLILDHKIDSLNSLRSTTNGQYTLSDGLVNSVSSNRDQEGNLLNRGERSNLTQGDNYQLNTELLIRHRFSKPGKTLSANLVFGYNAGDYEGSLYAENEFFGTNPGLEIIRQENFQKNTSFNYGGNLSYTEPLGGRKYLELVYNFRQNLNDVNREVYDIEGENRVFNQQLSNKFNSVYTYHRPGANFSYNSRKYNLVAGIALQATRLNGELLLFDEIIRNSFENLLPSLRMNYGFSNTKNLMFNYQTSVTEPTIEQLQPVINNADPLNIYVGNPELRPAFVHSWRVNYNSFDVGKFINLFASAFVNFTENAIVNAQSIDERLVRTITPMNVRNSLMANTNINLGFPIKPLNSRFNVGPNILYNQGYNMINELEDVIRISSLGGNIRYDYNWKEFVNLGLSANINRQETAYDFSPEQNQLFFNQNFNAELGVNFLKHYSFLGNFNYLKYKSRTTDFNESIPLLNLAISRFILKGNKGEIRISGQNLLNQNFGVSQRADVNFIEQTVTNNLGRIVMLSFTYKLNSNLNPMNNLSRPGGGMRIMRMMN